GTCAACAATGTAACTAAGTTTACAAGCTTTACTTGCATCTATTTATTGCAACACAAAATCTTTGATAATTGCATAGGTAGATTATGTGGAGAGACAATCATAAGTTTGATTTTCCTTGTTTAGTTGGATGCTTGCAGAATCTGAATGCTAAAACAGGATTATTTACTAAGcgaatgaagattctccatcgtGATCCAAAGCTACATGCTCAGAGAGTGGCTGCAATTAAGGTCTGGAATGCACATTTCTGATATATAATGTTACACCTTTACGTCTGAACTCAAATAATCTGGTGGAAGAACAATTACAGAACTTCATCACATATGAATTACTATTTTTTTGCATTACAGAAAGCTAAAGGGACTGCTGAAGCAAGGAAGAGGGCATCTGATTCTGTGAAAGCTTTCTTCCTTAATCCCGAAAACCGTCGCAAGAGAAGCATTGCAATGAAAGGTACTTCTTGCTTTCTTGTTTAAGATCAATCAAATGCAAGTACTGGAAATATTAAACCGATTTTTGTGCGATACAATAGTTTTTTCGGAACTTGCACTTGATTGTTGAGCTTATTCAAAATCTTAGGTGCAAACTTTCAAATCCATAGACATAATGCGTTTACTTTTGGGTTAAAAAGGTTGCACACTTGTTTAGCAGCTAATATAAATAAGCTCCAATTTTCGGCAGGTGTAAGATTTTACTGCAGTAACTGTGGAAGGGAAGGCCATAGAAGACATTACTGTCCAGAACTTATTAAGGATGGATCACTAATTAGAAAGTTCAAATGCGGGCTTTGTGGAGAAAGAGGACATAACCGTAAAACCTGCTGCAAGTTAAGGTCAAGTCAAATCAAGACAAGAAGTACTAAAACTCGGCGAAATTGTCGAACCTGCGGCCGAAGTGGACATAATAGCAGGACATGCCCTATTGCTAATGGTGTTGCGGAAACAGTGAAACCAGTTGTTGATTCATCAATAGGTTTAATATCTTCTGAAGGTAGTAATAGAAGGATTCACATCTGTAGCTCATGTCAGGGGAAAGGGCATAACATCAGAACATGTTCAAGCAGAAACAAAAATGTACTTGGAAACTGAATTTCTCTCAATTTGTAGAATGCACAAAGATTAATCCGAAATTTGTTTTCTCTCAAACTTTAGCTATTTTACTTCTTGGGGGTTGATAAAAGAACTGAGAACCAAATGCAAATTCATGTTTCCTTCCAAAATAGCTCCTACTAAAGCTGGTTCATCTGAATTAGTGATATACACCATCCTCAGAAGCTTATGGAAGTCACCCCTGTATAGTTGACTTTTTTCGTCTGAAACTGGGTGATACTTCCAGTCCCAGGGAGATACATGGAAAAAGAAAGCTCTATGctgaacaaattttttttttctaccaGACATACCTAAAGAAGGTTCTCTACAGACTATCAAGTACATTTGCAACCAATTTGAAAGTTCGGCTAATCTCAATGATTTTAATTCGGACTAGGAGGCGCTTTTACAACTACTACATGGTGGATGTTGATGCAAGTGCGGCTTGAGCTACCTTGATGAAAACATCCTCCAAAGTTGTATCAGTCAGACCCCATGCATTGATCGTGAACCTCGACTTAGCATTTTCAACTGCTCGGAAAACGTCTCCAATCCTTACATCTTTcttaggaatttcaaacttttggGTGCCAGACAGGTGGTAGATTTTGTTTGCATTTGAAGAGAGCTGACGTACTAAGTTCTCCACTTCATCTTCTAGGCTCACAGATGTTGTCATTGTAAACACATACGATCCTCCATATCTCGCTTTTAGCTGGCATTTATAACAAATTTCAGGAATCGAAATTAGAAGTTGTAAATCAATTGGGAGAAATTGTGATGATTTTTGTCAGCATCAACCCGGATGACTTTCGACTAAAGAAGTTGCTTTTATGGTAAGTTTCTTAGTTGTGTTTCTATTTGGGTTGAACTGGAAAAAAAACTGTATCGAGTAAGGATGACAAGAGTAAATAAACAGAGTAGACGAAGAAATGTAAGATAATCTTAATCTTACCTCTTTTGGATTTCCTATGCACTGCAAGCTTCCGTCTGCAAAGATGCCCAACCGGTCACACAGTGCCTCCGCCTCTTCCATTGAATGAGCTGAAACCATCAAGTATTTATCTTCAGCAATTTATACAAAACAGTAGTGGTAGTAAAATTAGTAAAACTCTGGGATTTCAGTTTAATTACTGGTAAGGATAATAGCCCGGTCTTTCTTTGCACGTTTCACGATATTCCACAACTGGTTTCTTGAAGCTGGATCCAGTCCCGTACTAGGTTCATCCATATAAACCACCTTTCACGACGAAAACAAGACTAACATAAGAAGACTGGATGATATGAAAACTGAAAACTGCTTGAAGAGGTCAAAACAACCTAGCTTGAAAAATTCACTAATTAGTTACTCGTGTTCACTAAGAAGAAAACCGAACCATGTGATTAGCCAAGACTTGAAACTAATAAATACAAGTTGCTGATCATTTTAAGTTCCCATCACACCATGAGCACTACATGATGAACAGCGCACAACCAAACAACAaatattgcaaataagaacagataaaaatcaaaaccttAGGATCACCAATCAACGAAATGGCAACACTAAGCCGCCTCTTCATCCCACCACtataagtttgagcttgtttatcGGCAACACCTCCATGAAATAGGTTAACACTCTTTAGAGATTCTTCCACTGCCTacagtaatagaataaaaacaaaagaaagaacaaatcaaAATGTTTCTAAGATGATGGTAGGTAATGGTGCTAGTACAAGTAAATGGGTAATAAGAAACGAAAAAAGAGAACCAACGATTTTGCTCACAAATAAAAAAGCTTACCTCCATTAAGGCTGAATTTTTGAGGTTCTTCAGTCTACCATAAAATAAAAGGTGCTCTCTAGCTGTTAGACATTCCCAGAGCAGGCTGTTGTTGTCCGTAAAACAAAATCAATTGCTATCCTTTTTCATACTGCTGGTAATACATAACACAATGTGCCTCAACAAAGAAAATTAAGAAAAGCATAGTTGCGTACTCATGCTGGGGGCACACACCCATGCTGGAATATATTTCGTCCATCTCAGTTGCTAAGTCCAATCCATTAACTAATGCCACGCCAGAGGTTGGTTTTGTGAGCCCAATCATCTGAGAGTAGAACCATTAATTGTTGAGAGGCTGTAAACACGGGGTACTTCTATTTT
Above is a genomic segment from Papaver somniferum cultivar HN1 chromosome 10, ASM357369v1, whole genome shotgun sequence containing:
- the LOC113315004 gene encoding uncharacterized protein LOC113315004 isoform X1 translates to MLTICSSFQFLVVPNWKQDRKSNLWILFDSNRRRIDFISCTLSSSSANNDYDPSQDFFGLESDLQPRKLIAGATKPRSWFGPNGQYIRELPCPCCRGRGYTPCTECGIERSKLDCSQCNGKGIKMCSKCLGDCVIWEESIDEQPWEKARSISPLKVKEDDEVDNLDIKLDVRKKSERIYHSPSPEVGLKISRSLKNLNAKTGLFTKRMKILHRDPKLHAQRVAAIKKAKGTAEARKRASDSVKAFFLNPENRRKRSIAMKGVRFYCSNCGREGHRRHYCPELIKDGSLIRKFKCGLCGERGHNRKTCCKLRSSQIKTRSTKTRRNCRTCGRSGHNSRTCPIANGVAETVKPVVDSSIGLISSEGSNRRIHICSSCQGKGHNIRTCSSRNKNVLGN
- the LOC113315004 gene encoding DNA-binding protein HEXBP-like isoform X2, which encodes MERSPLKVKEDDEVDNLDIKLDVRKKSERIYHSPSPEVGLKISRSLKNLNAKTGLFTKRMKILHRDPKLHAQRVAAIKKAKGTAEARKRASDSVKAFFLNPENRRKRSIAMKGVRFYCSNCGREGHRRHYCPELIKDGSLIRKFKCGLCGERGHNRKTCCKLRSSQIKTRSTKTRRNCRTCGRSGHNSRTCPIANGVAETVKPVVDSSIGLISSEGSNRRIHICSSCQGKGHNIRTCSSRNKNVLGN